A stretch of the Aegilops tauschii subsp. strangulata cultivar AL8/78 chromosome 4, Aet v6.0, whole genome shotgun sequence genome encodes the following:
- the LOC141021678 gene encoding uncharacterized protein: MAVRFVKDIALRYGISHRIITDNGTNFAKGALAQYCLVERANELILSGIKKQIVETLIHSTGSWLNELPAVLRSLQTTPNWLTGFIPFFLIYAAAAVIPTNIEFDSPRVVMYREAQAKEAREDGVDLLEEAHLLALSRSAIYQQGLRHYHTKKIKPLAFREGDLVLGLPSSKPASTSWSPYGRAPSSSAKPCVTATPTTSSMHAS; encoded by the exons ATGGCCGTCCGGTTCGTCAAAGACATCGCGCTGCGCTACGGCATCTCGCACCGCATCATCACGGACAACGGCAccaactttgccaaaggcgctcTGGCGCAATACTGCTTA gtcgagcgagccaACGAGCTCATCCTGTCCGGCATCAAGAAGCAAATCGTCGAGACCCTCATCCACTCAACCGGCAGCTGGCTTaacgagctgccggccgtcctccgGAGTCTCCAGACAACGCCAAACTGGTTGACCGGGTTCATCCCGTTCTTCCTCATCTACGCAGCAGCAGCTGTCATTCCGACcaacatcgagttcgactcaccacGAGTCGTAATGTACAGAGAAGCCCAAGCCAAGGAAGCCCGCGAAGACGGCGTTGACCTACTCGAAGAAGCACACCTCTTGGCCCTTAGCCGATCCGCCATCTATCAGCAAGGCCTGAGGCATTACCACACCAAAaagatcaagcccctcgcgtTCCGCGAGGGAGACCTCGTCCTCGGCTTGCCCAGCAGCAAGCCGGCCAGCACAAGTTGGTCTCCCtatgggagggccccttcatcgtcagcaaAGCCATGTGTGACCGCaacgcctactacctcatcgatgcaTGCAAGCTGA